A stretch of DNA from Bacillus sp. Marseille-Q1617:
ACTTATACAAATTTTGTAAGGGTTTTGGGTTAATGCCCAGAGTTGATTGGAGCGGAAGGCACTCGACTCCTGCGGGATATGCGGGACAGGTGAGACCCCGCAGGCGAAGCCGAGGAGGCTCACCGCCCGCCCCGCGGAAAGCGAGTGCCTGCAGCGGAAATCAACGACCCTTTTTAGAAGAGTATGATAAAAACCTAACTATAAAGGAGAGTTATTTTTATGCCATTCATTACAGACGTATACGCACGTGAAGTACTAGATTCACGCGGTAACCCAACAATCGAAGTAGAAGTTTACACTCAATCAGGCGCTTTCGGACGCGCACTTGTTCCATCCGGAGCATCTACTGGTGAATACGAAGCAGTAGAACTACGCGACGGTGACAAAGGCCGCTACCTTGGTAAAGGTGTAGAAAAAGCTGTCGATAACGTAAATAACGAAATCGCTGAAGAAATCATCGGTTTTGACGTAACTGAGCAAGTGGCAATCGACCAGGCGATGATTGCGCTTGACGGTACAGAAAACAAAGGTAAATTAGGTGCCAACGCAATCCTTGGTGTTTCCATGGCTGTTGCACGCGCAGCTGCTGACTTCTTCGGAGTAGAACTTTACCAATACCTTGGCGGATTCAACTCCAAGCAGCTTCCAGTTCCAATGATGAACATCGTCAACGGCGGAGAGCACGCAGATAACAACGTTGATATCCAGGAATTCATGATCATGCCTGTAGGAGCTCCTACTTTCAAAGAAGGACTTCGCATGGGTGCTGAAATCTTCCACAGCCTGAAATCAGTTCTTAAATCCAAAGGCTACAACACAGCTGTAGGTGACGAAGGCGGATTCGCTCCTAACCTTAAGTCTAACGAAGAAGCACTTTCTACAATCATCGAAGCAATCGAAAATGCAGGCTACAAGCCAGGCGAAGAAATCCTTCTTGCAATGGACGTAGCAGCTTCTGAAATCTTCAACAAAGAAGACGGCAAATATCATCTTTCTGGTGAAGGCGTAGTTCGTACTTCAGCTGAGATGGTTGACTGGTATGCTGAAATGTGCGAGAAATACCCAATCATCTCTATCGAAGATGGTCTTGACGAAAACGACTGGGAAGGTTTCAAACTTCTGACTGACCGCATCGGTAACAAAGTTCAGCTTGTCGGTGACGACCTATTCGTTACAAACACAAGCAAGCTTGCTCAAGGTATCGAACAGGGAATCGGTAACTCAATCCTGATCAAGGTTAACCAAATCGGTACCCTTACTGAAACGTTCGATGCAATCGAAATGGCGAAGCGCGCAGGCTACACTGCAGTCATCTCTCACCGTTCAGGTGAAACAGAAGACAGCACAATTGCTGATATCGCAGTGGCAACAAACGCCGGCCAAATCAAAACAGGTGCACCATCACGTACAGACCGTGTGGCTAAGTACAACCAATTGCTTCGTATCGAAGACCAATTGGCACACACTGCACAATACCTTGGTGTGAACACATTCTATAACGTTAAGCGCTAATTGATTTAGCGATAGGAAACAGCCCCGTTTGGTGACGGGGCTGTTTTTTTGGTTTTGGGTCGCCTGTGGTATCTGGTGCCGAATTAAGCGGCATATACTTCGGGACTGAGGGCTCAGTCGGCGAGGGTGAGAGACTGATCAACGGCTGAAGAAATAGTTTTGCATCGGAATGCATTCGTTTTCCCTGTTTTTATTAAAAATAGACAAATAAGTCTTTTAAAAAAGCTGCCAAGAGGCAAAATAGCGGTGGTTTATTAAGGGAATCTCCTTCGAAAAGGGGTTTTCATGCCACTTTTTCAACTTTACAATCCACATTTCGAATTTACGTGCAACTTCTTAAAAATACATTCCAGTTTTCTGAAATGCGTTCCACTTTTCATTTTTATGAGCCTCTTAAAATCATTATAATCTGCCCCCAGCAAGCCTCGGGCTCGACCACTTAAAACCTTAATTTTTCAGTTTGGCTGCCCTGGTTCCATATAATATAGGAATTCATCCTGGCGCGGAAAAGAACCAACTGTCCCCCAAACCCAACACTTTCCACAATTATGCGAATATTACCTTGTCCGTACCATATCCCTATGGTAAACTAATAATGTTGTAATGTTCGTATCAGGAGGTGGGACTCATGCACGCTTTATTAGTCACTTTACTTATCATTGATTCAATTGCACTTATCGCTATTGTTTTACTTCAATCAGGTAAGAGTGCTGGACTTTCAGGGGCCATCTCTGGTGGTGCAGAACAGCTTTTCGGTAAACAGAAGGCACGTGGTATCGACTTGGTACTCCACAGAATCACAATTGTGTTATCTGTTTTATTCTTTGTTCTAACAACTGCAATCGTAGCTATATAATACAAAACCTGATCTTTCATAGGGTCAGGTTTTTTTATTTTTAGCCTGCTAAATACCGCTATTGATTTACGTGCAAGACTTCGCTTTCCGCGGGCGGCCGGTGAGCCTCCTCGCCGCATGCGCGCCTGCGGGGTCTCACCTGTCTCGCTTTTCCCGCAGGAGTCTTCGTCTTGCACTCCAATCAATAGCTGGATTGCTTAAAACAATTACTAACCACAACCAAATTAAAAACGAAATATTGGATTATAACCACCATCTTTGCTAAAAATAAAGAGTAAACCATTTAAACGATCGTTTAATATGACGAGCCCATACGCACCAAGGGTTCGCCAACGTTAATCAAACGTTTGTTTAAAAAATTTCTGTAAAAACCCATTACATAAACAATCTATTTAAACAACCGTTTAAACCGATAAAGACCGAAGCAGCAAGCTTTTAAAATCTTAATCAAACGTTTGTTTAAATTCAGAGAAAAGGAGTTCATATAAATGAAGACCGTTTTACCAAAACCATTTACATTTGAAGCCGGCCCGAGAGCCGTTCTTCTGCTGCATGGATTCACAGGGAATTCAGCGGATGTGAGAATGCTCGGCCGCTACCTGGAGAAGAAAGGCTATTCTTCACATGCACCGCATTATAAAGGACATGGAGTTCCGCCTGAAGAATTGGTTCATACCGGACCTGAAGACTGGTGGCAGGATGTCATGAATGGATATCAGCATCTGAAGGATAAAGGGTACGAAGAAATTGCAGTGGCAGGACTTTCTTTAGGTGGGGTATTTTCCTTGAAATTGGGTTACACTGTACCTGTAAAGGGTATTGTACCGATGTGTGCGCCTATGTATATAAAAAGTGAAGAAGTCATGTATAAAGGGGTCGTGGAATACGCCCGTGAATTTAAGAAATTTGAAGGAAAACAGGAAGATCAAATTGAAAGAGAAATAGAAGAGTTCAAGAAAACGCCAATGAACACATTGAAAGCTCTTCAGGAACTGATTGCCGATGTACGTAATAATGTCGATATGATCTATTCTCCAACATTTGTCGTACAGGCAAGACATGATCACATGATCAATACCGATTCTGCCAACATTATTTATGATAATGTCGAATCGGACGAAAAGGACCTTAAATGGTACGAGGAATCTGGACATGTCATTACACTGGATAAGGAAAAAGAGCAGCTTCATGAGGATGTGTACAATTTCCTTGAGAAATTGGATTGGACTGTTTAATGAATAGCAAGAGCAGGAGGGATTGTCATGGACGAAAATATTAAAGAGCATGTGGATAAACTCCTTTCCTACATGAAAGAAGAGGCCTATAAACCGCTGACGGTACAGGAGCTTGAAGAAGCATTCGGAATCGAAGGCTCAACCAACTTCAAGGATTTTGTCAAGGCGCTCGTCGTCATGGAGGAAAAGGGGCTTGTGGTACGCACCAGGAGCAACCGCTACGGCCTGCCGGAAAAAATGAATCTAGTAAGAGGGAAGGTATCCGCCCATGCAAAGGGGTTTGCTTTCGTCATACCTGAAGAATCAGGTCTGGATGATATCTTCATCCCTCCCAATGAAACGAACAACGCGATGCACGGGGATATCGTACTTGTCCGCGTGTCTTCCAACACATCCGGATCGAGACGGGAAGGAACGGTCGTCCGCATCGTGGAACGCGGAGTCGACCAGATCGTCGGAACGTTTACTCAAAGCAAGCACTTCGGTTTTGTCATCCCGGATGATAAGAAGTTTGCAAGCGACATCTTTATCCCGAAGTCTGCCCAAAAGGGAGCGATCGAAGGGCATAAAGTCGTTGTGAAATTGACGTCGTATCCTGAAGGAAGAAAGAGTGCTGAAGGGGAGGTTGTCGAAATCCTCGGTCATAAAAATGATCCAGGCGTCGATATCCTTTCAATCATCCATAAGCATGGCATCACGGTCGATTTCCCTGAGGAAGTGATGGAGCAGGCGAATAACGTTCCGGATACGATCGATGAATCAGAGATTCCGAATAGACGGGACCTTCGTGATCAGACCATCGTCACGATTGACGGAGCGGACGCGAAAGACCTCGATGATGCGGTCACTGTGACAAAGCTCGACAACGGGAATTACAAGCTGGGAGTACATATCGCAGACGTTACCTACTATGTGAAAGAAAGCTCTCCGATTGATGAGGAAGCCTTTGATAGAGGAACAAGCGTGTACCTCGTCGACCGGGTGATCCCGATGATCCCGCACCGCCTGTCGAACGGGATCTGCTCATTGAATCCGCAGGTGGATCGTCTGACACTTTCCTGTGATATGGAAATCTCACCGGATGGGGATGTCGTCAAACACGAAATCTTCCAAAGTGTGATCAAGACCACGGAAAGAATGACTTACTCTGATGTAAATAAAATTCTTGTCGACAAAGACGAGGAGCTTCGTAAACATTATGAACCGCTTGTGCCGATGTTCGAGCAGATGGAAGACCTTGCCCAGATCCTCCGTACAAAACGGATGAAGCGCGGTGCCATCGACTTTGATTTTAAAGAAGCAAAAGTGCTGGTCGATGACGAAGGTGAACCGACGGATGTCGTTCTTCGTGAACGCTCGGTTGCGGAGAAACTGATCGAAGAGTTCATGCTTGTTGCCAACGAAACCGTCGCGGAACACTTCCACTGGATGGAAGTACCGTTCATTTATCGTATCCATGAAGATCCGAAAGAAGACAAGCTGCAGCGCTTCTTCGAATTCATCACGAACTTCGGGTTGATTGTAAAAGGCACAGCCAATTCCGTGCACCCGCGTGCCCTTCAGGAAATCATTGAAGATGTGCAGGGTAAATCGGAGGAAATGGTTGTATCCACGATGATGCTCCGTTCGATGCAGCAGGCGAAATACGATCCTGAAAGCCTGGGTCACTTCGGACTTGCGACAGAGTTCTATACTCATTTCACATCGCCGATCCGCCGTTATCCTGACTTGATCGTTCACCGCCTGATCAGAACGTACCTGATTGAAGGCAAGCTTGATCAAGCGACCCGCGATAAATGGGGAGCGCAAATGGGCAATATCGCGCAGCATACCTCAAGCCGTGAACGCCGTGCCGTAGACGCTGAGCGCGAAACGGATGAACTGAAAAAAGCAGAGTATATGGAAGACAAGGTCGGGGAAGAGTACGATGGTATCATCTCCTCTGTCACGAATTTCGGTATGTTCGTCGAGCTGCCTAACACAATTGAAGGTCTTGTCCATGTCAGCTATATGACAGACGATTACTACCGTTTTGACGAGCGTCATCTCGCCATGATCGGAGAGCGGACAGGCAACGTCTTCCGCATCGGTGACGAAATCACGATCCGCGTCGTCAGTGTCAACAAAGACGAACGCGCCATCGACTTCGAAATCGTCGGCATGAAAAACAACCGCAGGGAGCGGCCGTCCGAATCCCGCACATTCCGCTCAGACAGCGGAAAAGGAAAATCCCCGTCACGCAAAAAAGACGACGGAGAATGGTCAACAAGACCTCCTAAAAACAACAAAAAGAAAAAGAAAAACAAAAAACACTACGAAAACGCCCCAAGAAGTAAACGTAAAAAGAAGAAGTAAGATTTTTATTTGAGGTGTTAAGTTCTAATAATGTTGAGGGGAAAGTGATATCAGCTGTTTCCAGCTTTTGATTGGAGTGCAGGACGAAGACTCCTGCGGGAAGAGTAGCTAATGTGAGACCCCGCAGGCGAAGCCGAGGAGGCTCACAAGCTACCCGCGGAAAGCGAAGTCCTGCACGGAAATCAAAAGCGGTATGAGAAAGTCGATATCAATAAAGCCAGGAGCAAATGGTATTCACCGTTGCTCCTTTCCTTTTCATACAAATCTACATCAAAATATGAGATAATAATAAAACAAACTCGACAGAAAGAGAAAAGAGGGGATACACATGCCAAAGGGAGAAGGCAAGCTCATTGCCCAAAATAAAAAAGCCCGCCATGACTATGCAGTAGAAGAAACATACGAAGCCGGACTTGTCCTGCAAGGAACAGAAATAAAAGCCATCCGAGCCGGACGCGTAAACCTGAAAGATTCTTTCGCCCGAATCAGAAACGGCGAAGTATTCGTGCACAACATGCACATCAGTCCATATGAGCAGGGAAACCGTTTCAACCACGAACCGCTAAGAACACGTAAACTTCTGCTTCACCGCAAGCAAATCAACAAATTGATCGGTGAATCCAAAGAAGCAGGTTATTCAATTGTACCGCTTAAGCTCTATATCAAGAATGGTGTAGCGAAACTACTAATCGGTCTTGCGCGAGGTAAGAAGAAGTATGATAAGCGTGAAGATCTAAAGCGTAAAGAAGCAAATCGCTCCATTCAAAGAGAACTTGCTCAAAGACAAAAAGGCATGTAGTTGTACTGATTTCCGTAATCTTACAATTGCATTCTGCTGTAGATTTGTTATAATAGTATTTGTCGCGAGGTAATCAAGCGGCTGTAAGAACAATTGAATAAGTGACTTACACGCTGAACTTATTCTTTCCCGTTCTTCCCTTTCTAATATGGGGACGTTACGGATTCGACAGGGATAGTTCGAGCTTGGGTTGCGAGCCGTAGGGATCGTCTACGTTAAAACGTCAAAGCCAATAATAACTGGCAAAACTAACAATAACCTAGCTTTAGCTGCGTAATAGCGCTTTAGCTGTTCCTCCCTCCATCGCCTATGTGGTAGGGTAAGGGACTCACTCTTAGTAGGCTACGCCGGAGTCCACCGTCTGAGGACAAAGGAAGAGACTAATCAGACTAGCTGCACGGACGCCCGTCGATAGGCAGAAGCTGCAGTGAACTTGCGAATATATCGACTACGCTCGTAGACGCTTAAGTGGCGATGTTTCTGGACGTGGGTTCGATTAGTAATAGTCGCCTTATGTGGCAACACATAAGTGAAAATTTGGCTTTATCGGTGAAACCTAAGTCACAGAATGTGTGATAAGGCAATGCCGAGCGGTATGTGGAGCAATCCAACAGCCGTGTATCGACTTATAGGCTGCCAAGCTATGGCAGTACTAGGATGCGGGATCCTATCTGACAACAGATAAATCTACATTTCGCATAATACGCCAAAGGACCTCTACTACAGGTTCAAGATATAGTCAGTGCCATGTCGAAAGCATGGAAGTGCACGTCCCACCGTCTCCACCAAATACATATTTGGTGGTTTTTATTTTGTGGATACAACCATAAAATTACTATTTTGGAAATCTTATACTTCAAGTTTATATACAGAAAAGCCATGCTCTGTTTGAATGCAGGAGCATAACTTTTATTATTTCTTAAAAATGGTTATTCAGTAAAGGGCCAGATTGTTGAAGATGTAGTGTAGCACTGGTAGTGGAAAACCGTACCATAAATAACGGCGTAATGAATCATTCATTTTACTTTGTTATGGTACAATTGTACGCAATAAGACTTATAAAGAAACTTAGTTATTCATCTATCCCGCCAATGACATATTATGAATCAGTGCTTTAATAAGGAGTTGTTTCAAATGAATAAAAATAAAAGCACAGATATAAAACGCTCATCAAAAGCAGAAATCATTCTACCTCAGATCAATAGTAAAACAAAGCTAGGCGACTTACGAAAAATAGCGAAGGACATTAAAAAAGATCACGAACTAGCTATGGAACTTTGGTCAACCGGAGAGTTTTTGCCAAGACTATTGGCAATCTTAATTATGGACAAAAAACTACTTTCACAAGATGTACTAAATAAGCTTGATAAGGATATGCAGACTCATACATATGATGAGCGAAATAACTTAATGGATTGGTTAATGGCTAATCAGCTCACCAAAAACAAGAAGAACATTGCATTGATGGAGTTATGGAAAAATAGTCCTTCTGCTCTTCAAAGGAGAGCTTTCTGGTATTTTCAAGGGCGATTGAGATGGACTGGACAAACACCGCCTGATAACACCGCAGACTTACTATCTGCAATTGAAGCTACTATTACCCAGGAAGAACCGGAAGTTCAATGGGCTATGAATTTCACCGCAGGCTGGATAGGCGTTTATGATGAAAAGTATCGAGCACGTTGTATAAAACTTGGTGAGAAAACGGGTCTTTACAAAGATGAAATGGTATCAAAAGGATGTACTCCCAATTATTTGCCGGAGTTCATTACGATTGAAGTTAACAAACGAATTAATAATTAGTTACCATTGAAAAATTCATAAGGGTTTGATATGAAAATAAAGGCCTCAATATGGACAGGATCTGAAAGTAAGCTTCCAGGTCCTTTTTTGCTTGGAGGGAAATTTCAAAAATTTATTATGAGAAGCATTAGTGCAGTATTGTTGAGCATCAAAATAGGTATAAGGTGAAATCGTATGCTTAAATTAGTATGTTTTGGGGACAGTATTACAGCTAGAAAAGAAGGATTGGATACGCCACGTTATTTGAGTCAAATGAGAAAAAGTGTGCATTAGAGAAAAACAGGTCTTGTATGTCGATAAGAAGAGATAATTTGATACAGTAAAAATATGTGTTAAACTATTTGAAAATTGGGAATTTAAGGAGTGTTTTTTGTGATAAATTATGATGGACGTAAGTTTGTATCAATTGAAAATACAGCTAATGGAGAAGTTTCTTCAAAAACTTTTTTTGAATATAAACAGGAAGGGAATATACTTTCAGCAACTTATAGTGGAGGTGAAATTGTAAAAGGAATATTAATTGGGATTGTGAAGGAAGATGGATGCTTACAGTTTAGGTATAACCATGTAAACATTAAAAATGTTATTAGGGGAGGTCAATGCTATTCTACTCCTGAAATTCTATCCGATGGCAGACTTCGCCTCCTAGAGAGTTGGAAATGGTTAGATAGCAGCCAAAGCGAAGGAGAATCAATTGTTGAAGAAGTTATACATTTATAAAATTGTAATAGGGAAGTAGAACTAGCACAGAAGAGGATATCTGACGAGTGACACAATAGTTGTGGTTATTACTGTATTTTATAGTAACCAATCTGGACTATTGTGTCATTTTTTTGACACGAAAATAATTACAATCTTGTTAAATGACACAAATTACAATATCGAAAAAGCCATAATAAACCCATATTCTGTTAAAGGGCCATTTAATGGAAGAACTCTTTAATACTAAGTTGACAATAAGTGCGTGATAAAGAAAGTATGGTTATCAGTGAAAAATAAATAAAAAATGCTGTTTTCGCATATAACCAGGTTATTCTGGCGAATTATGCTTATTTTTTGGGTACTTGGGATAAGGTTGCGTGTTCATGTTCGCTTTAAACATTTGTTGCAATTGCTCTATTTGGTCTAAATTACGACTTTGATCCTTTTGATCCATAGAAACCTCCTATAGAAATAATTTTCTTCTAGGCAATGTATGTGTTATTCACAACAAATAATGTAATAGAAGTGTGAAAAAGTTGTTTGCTTTCAACACAGAATCGTATTCTTCTTCAAAAGAGAAACCTTTTTCTTGGTGTCGGGATGCTGTGAACAACCGATGAAGTGATGAAAGCATTTGAAACAGGTGTACCTTTATTCGCTTTAGGAAGGGAATTGATAATGGAACCTAAGTGGGTATTAAAAGTACAAGCGGGTGAAGAAGACAAAATTTCGTATAAAATTCTCTAAAAAAGATCCACAAGAACAGGCTTCCTTTATTAATGGAGTAAACCTTCGGGTAGATGGCGGTTCGGTTGCGAGTAGATAAATTAAGCTAATTCTCAAGAAAAAACTTAAACAAAAAAGCTAGATTTTTCGACAAACTGAAAGAATTACCATTAGAATGCAATCGGTCATTCTTTTTTGTTTTCCTTACCGACAGGCGTGTTTTTATAATATGTGCACTTCCATAAAGTAATTTAATTGATTTTAGTCAATTAAGAACAATTCACTAAAATAAATTTAAATCATATATATTTGATATCCCGTGCGTAATTTTTGAGGAGGATATCATGAAACCTATGTTACCTATGGAAAAATTTTTCGGTAAGTTAGAGCTAGTATATGAATTTTATGGGGCTATGCCGACAGGCGTTAGTGTATCAGAAACCGGTCGTATTTTCATTTGCTTTCCGAAATGGGGAGACGACGTTAAGTTCACAGTGGCGGAAATTGTTGGAGATACTTTGGAGCCTTACCCTAGTTTAAAAACCAATTTGGGTAGTCAAGGTAATATTACAATGTCTTTCATCAGTGTCCAAAGTGTATTTGCGGATGGAAGGGGAACACTTTGGGTTTTAGATACAGCGGCACCTAATTTTTCCGAACCAATTAAAGGAGGGGCAAAATTAGTCGCTGTGGATTTAAAAACCAATACAATAAGAAGAGTTTATACTTTTACAGAAGATGTTGTCCTGCCAACAACTTATCTGAATGATGTCCGATTTGATTTTCGAGTTGGAAAAGCAGGTTATGCTTATATAACGGATTCATCTTCCAAAGGACCAGGAGCTATAATCGTTGTGGATTTAGAAAATGGAAATGCGTTCAGACGGTTAAATGGAGTAAATTCCACTTCACCCGACCCTTATTTTTTACCGAAAGTAGAAGGAGAAATTTTGATGAACCGAAACAAAGATGGCTCAACATCTCCATTTAGATTGGCGTCTGATGGTATAGCGATTTCTCCCGACGGAAAGGTTTTATTTTATTGTCCACTTTCCAGCCGGCATTTGTATTCAATCTCAACAGAAGCTCTAAGAGACCGAACGATACCGGACACCGATTTACGTTACCAGGTTGAGTACTGGGGAGAAAAAGGTGCGTCTGATGGGATGATCAGCGGGGCAAAAGGAAACCTTTATGCCGGAGACTATGAAAACAACAGTATTCGAAAAATATTGCCAAATGGCATAATGGAAACCATTGCTCATGATCCGAGAATTTTATGGCCGGATACTTTTTCAATTGGGCCTGATCAATACTTATATGTCATTGTGAACCAATTACATCGGCAGGCAAGGTTTCATTATGGAAAAGACCTGCGACAGAAACCGTATAGTTTACTTCGTATGAAAATTGATGAATTCCCTGCTTCTACCTTTTCGTAATAAAACATAGATGAATAATTTTCACATTACCTCAGGAGAGGGTTAATCGGTAGTAGTTTTTATCTGGGAATTTGCTGACGGTTGGAGGCGCTGAGGGACAGGTTTCCTCGTCCCCCCGAAGACATAACCTCTCTGCTAAAATACAGAGAATCGACTTTTAGGAGCTGCCTTTCTGAAGACTCATCAACTAATTTCATATATCTCTGCAGGCACATAGGCATTATCATCATACAGGAAATTTGCAGCCTGACCCCTGATACGTTAATACGTTAGAGTACCGGGGGTCAGACCCACTAGCGTTGCACGAAAGTAATTAAATTGAATATATTCAATTATTTTACATCTATTTTGAGTTTCTAAATTAAAAAAGGGAAGTAAGGTGTTAACTCAACCTTGT
This window harbors:
- the eno gene encoding phosphopyruvate hydratase, with amino-acid sequence MPFITDVYAREVLDSRGNPTIEVEVYTQSGAFGRALVPSGASTGEYEAVELRDGDKGRYLGKGVEKAVDNVNNEIAEEIIGFDVTEQVAIDQAMIALDGTENKGKLGANAILGVSMAVARAAADFFGVELYQYLGGFNSKQLPVPMMNIVNGGEHADNNVDIQEFMIMPVGAPTFKEGLRMGAEIFHSLKSVLKSKGYNTAVGDEGGFAPNLKSNEEALSTIIEAIENAGYKPGEEILLAMDVAASEIFNKEDGKYHLSGEGVVRTSAEMVDWYAEMCEKYPIISIEDGLDENDWEGFKLLTDRIGNKVQLVGDDLFVTNTSKLAQGIEQGIGNSILIKVNQIGTLTETFDAIEMAKRAGYTAVISHRSGETEDSTIADIAVATNAGQIKTGAPSRTDRVAKYNQLLRIEDQLAHTAQYLGVNTFYNVKR
- the secG gene encoding preprotein translocase subunit SecG; protein product: MHALLVTLLIIDSIALIAIVLLQSGKSAGLSGAISGGAEQLFGKQKARGIDLVLHRITIVLSVLFFVLTTAIVAI
- a CDS encoding carboxylesterase, which translates into the protein MKTVLPKPFTFEAGPRAVLLLHGFTGNSADVRMLGRYLEKKGYSSHAPHYKGHGVPPEELVHTGPEDWWQDVMNGYQHLKDKGYEEIAVAGLSLGGVFSLKLGYTVPVKGIVPMCAPMYIKSEEVMYKGVVEYAREFKKFEGKQEDQIEREIEEFKKTPMNTLKALQELIADVRNNVDMIYSPTFVVQARHDHMINTDSANIIYDNVESDEKDLKWYEESGHVITLDKEKEQLHEDVYNFLEKLDWTV
- the rnr gene encoding ribonuclease R, coding for MDENIKEHVDKLLSYMKEEAYKPLTVQELEEAFGIEGSTNFKDFVKALVVMEEKGLVVRTRSNRYGLPEKMNLVRGKVSAHAKGFAFVIPEESGLDDIFIPPNETNNAMHGDIVLVRVSSNTSGSRREGTVVRIVERGVDQIVGTFTQSKHFGFVIPDDKKFASDIFIPKSAQKGAIEGHKVVVKLTSYPEGRKSAEGEVVEILGHKNDPGVDILSIIHKHGITVDFPEEVMEQANNVPDTIDESEIPNRRDLRDQTIVTIDGADAKDLDDAVTVTKLDNGNYKLGVHIADVTYYVKESSPIDEEAFDRGTSVYLVDRVIPMIPHRLSNGICSLNPQVDRLTLSCDMEISPDGDVVKHEIFQSVIKTTERMTYSDVNKILVDKDEELRKHYEPLVPMFEQMEDLAQILRTKRMKRGAIDFDFKEAKVLVDDEGEPTDVVLRERSVAEKLIEEFMLVANETVAEHFHWMEVPFIYRIHEDPKEDKLQRFFEFITNFGLIVKGTANSVHPRALQEIIEDVQGKSEEMVVSTMMLRSMQQAKYDPESLGHFGLATEFYTHFTSPIRRYPDLIVHRLIRTYLIEGKLDQATRDKWGAQMGNIAQHTSSRERRAVDAERETDELKKAEYMEDKVGEEYDGIISSVTNFGMFVELPNTIEGLVHVSYMTDDYYRFDERHLAMIGERTGNVFRIGDEITIRVVSVNKDERAIDFEIVGMKNNRRERPSESRTFRSDSGKGKSPSRKKDDGEWSTRPPKNNKKKKKNKKHYENAPRSKRKKKK
- the smpB gene encoding SsrA-binding protein SmpB, giving the protein MPKGEGKLIAQNKKARHDYAVEETYEAGLVLQGTEIKAIRAGRVNLKDSFARIRNGEVFVHNMHISPYEQGNRFNHEPLRTRKLLLHRKQINKLIGESKEAGYSIVPLKLYIKNGVAKLLIGLARGKKKYDKREDLKRKEANRSIQRELAQRQKGM
- a CDS encoding DNA alkylation repair protein; this encodes MNKNKSTDIKRSSKAEIILPQINSKTKLGDLRKIAKDIKKDHELAMELWSTGEFLPRLLAILIMDKKLLSQDVLNKLDKDMQTHTYDERNNLMDWLMANQLTKNKKNIALMELWKNSPSALQRRAFWYFQGRLRWTGQTPPDNTADLLSAIEATITQEEPEVQWAMNFTAGWIGVYDEKYRARCIKLGEKTGLYKDEMVSKGCTPNYLPEFITIEVNKRINN
- a CDS encoding n-acetylglutamate synthase, translating into MINYDGRKFVSIENTANGEVSSKTFFEYKQEGNILSATYSGGEIVKGILIGIVKEDGCLQFRYNHVNIKNVIRGGQCYSTPEILSDGRLRLLESWKWLDSSQSEGESIVEEVIHL
- a CDS encoding L-dopachrome tautomerase-related protein, producing the protein MKPMLPMEKFFGKLELVYEFYGAMPTGVSVSETGRIFICFPKWGDDVKFTVAEIVGDTLEPYPSLKTNLGSQGNITMSFISVQSVFADGRGTLWVLDTAAPNFSEPIKGGAKLVAVDLKTNTIRRVYTFTEDVVLPTTYLNDVRFDFRVGKAGYAYITDSSSKGPGAIIVVDLENGNAFRRLNGVNSTSPDPYFLPKVEGEILMNRNKDGSTSPFRLASDGIAISPDGKVLFYCPLSSRHLYSISTEALRDRTIPDTDLRYQVEYWGEKGASDGMISGAKGNLYAGDYENNSIRKILPNGIMETIAHDPRILWPDTFSIGPDQYLYVIVNQLHRQARFHYGKDLRQKPYSLLRMKIDEFPASTFS